The genome window GCGCGTCCCTGGGAAAAGAGCACTCGATCTCCCACGAAATCCAGAATCCGCCCGGCGTCTTGGACCACAGGACGCAAAAAGTCCCAGTTCACCCCGCCGTAGATCGGACGCGTCAGCGTCGTCCGATTTCTCCCACGATCGTAGGCAAACACAACCAGCGTGTGGGGAGCCGGTCCGCTCAGCGTCAGTTGCGTGTGCACCCGGTTGGTGGCTGGAGCGATGCGGGCCATCAGAGTTGAGGTGCCATCGAAGATCGAGGCTTCGATCCGGACTTCCGGATCGGGTTCGTCGTCCTCCACGACTATCTCCACTTCCAGCAAGGGACCTCGCACCACCGCTTCTTCGACCGGCGAGAGAACTCTCACGACCGGCGGTCGGTCGAGGCGGAACGAGTTGGTGTAGCGGGTGCGATTTCCCAACACATCGACGGCCTCCACCAGCACCGTATTGGTCCCTGGCCGCAGCCCGGCTAAACCAACTGAATTGGTCCAGATGCCGGGGTAAGTTGAAAAGAGCGTCACCTGGCCGTTGTCGAGAGTGGCTGTGACCGACGTCACTTCAAACACCGAGGTGAGCCAGGCAGACACGGAGGCGGTGCTGGTTTCGTAGTGGGGGGACACCGTGGCCAGTGAGATGTCCGGACCTGGACCTGCGGCAGCCAGCCGGGCAGGGGAAGTCCAGAGCAACAGCAAAGCGCTCAAAAGCGCACCCAAGGTAGATCTCGGATTCATAAACGTATCCATCGTCGCAGGGGGAGCAAAGACCAGGTCGTCACGCGTCCGACCCCTCTCCTCCTTTTTCGGGCGTGATTTAGAAAAAAGTAATCGAATGACCGGTTGGGTCAAGCGAGGAAATACACCCGTTTCAGATGTTGTCCTTCCTCTCAGGAAGTGCATCATCGGGGAGCGACGCATGACAGCACTTACCGATGCCATTCTTGTTGGACTCGTCGAGGACGACAGCACTCTGCGAAACGGGTTTAAGGCGGTGATCGATAGCTCTTCACAACTCCGGTGCGTGCTGGAGGCCGGAAGCGTGGAGGAGGCGTTCGCTCAAATCCAAACGGCACCCCCGCCCGAAGTGGTGCTCATGGATATTCACTTGCCAGGCGCTTCTGGAATCGATGGGATTCGCGAGCTCAAACGCACCCACCCCAAGATCCAGCTGATGATGTTGACCATCTTCGAGGATCACGACCGGATCTTTCAATCCCTGGAAGCAGGGGCTTCTGGTTATCTCTTGAAAAATACCGCCCCGCCTCGGTTGATAGAAGCGATCGTCGAACTCTATAATGGCGGGTCTCCCATGTCGGCCCCGATCGCCCGGAAGTTGGTAGATGCCTTTCGAGAACAACCGCGTTCCGCTAAGCCGGCATCAACCTCGGAGGATCTTGCGAGCCTCTCTCCGCGGGAAGCCCAGATCCTGGGTTTGCTAGCCAAGGGCTACCTCTATAAGGAAATCGCCGAGGAATTGAAGTTGAGTGTGGAAACGGTGAGAACCCATTTACACAGCATTTATGAAAAGCTGCATGTCCGCAGCCGAACGGAAGCAGTCATGAAGGCGTTTGGCAGGTTGGAGTGAGGCTCCACGCCTAGCAGGCCGTCGGACTTTGAATATCGTTCTGCAGGGTGCCCGCCAGGGCTATCCGTTGGTTCCACGGCTTGCTGGGCGTCGGCCTGCTAGAACCACCCCGACTCCGAGTCGGGGTGGGGGAAACTGAGTCTAACTGGTCAGATTCGGTCCATTTCGCCTCAATTCATTGCCGCTTCTTCCTGAGCTCTCGTTGATCAAGGCCAGGTTGTTGCGACGGAAGGCACAGAGGGTGTCGTGGTCCGGATGGCTATCCCCAGCGACCATGCGAGCCGGCACGCTTTCATGGGTGCTTTGCTCAATGCGGCGGCTGCTAAACACCCCGGTGGCATAGCTGTAGACCAGCAAGCTTAAGAGCATCGACGGAGAATACAGCTCGCTGCCGGTGCCTCGGGTATTGACCCGGACTTGGACGGCCCCACCTACATCTCCAGGCTCCCCCACCTCCCCGGCATAAATTGAACACTTTGATGCAGATCCAGTTACGCCTTGGCGCTCCTGCGGAGCGGCCTTTAAGGATCTTTATCTAGTTTACAGATTTAAGGCCGATCGTCTAGTCCCCTAAACGTGTGAGTCGAGCCCGGCAGCCGGTTCCAGGCTTGTGCCCATCGAGACCGCTGACGTAATCTGAGACGTGGTTTCTGAGCGACTTAAAAGGTTTATTAGATTAAGGGGTGTTCTTGTGGGGGGAATCGGCTGCTGCATCGCCTTAACCATTACCAACGGCATCGCTCAGACGGTGGACGACCGATCGCCCACTACGCCCCTATTAGCTCCCGCTGCTGCTTCTACAGATCAAATTCAACATCAGGATCTTAGGTCGAATGTGTTGGTGCCCAAACCGCCCATCACCGCAGGCTTGATCCGATATTGGCACAACCTGTTCGATGCCCGAGACCAGGTCACTGGCACGGAAGGCACTGTTAGGGGAGTGCTCCCTCCCCCAACGCCAACCCTGGATCAGGAGACGATCTTTGAGCGCTCCACGGGCTGGGTGGAACTCAAGCCGCCCATTACGAACGCAATCCATACGATCTCGGTCTGGGTCCATCTGAACGTTCCAAGTGCCCTCCGCTGGACGTTGTTCAGTCAGGAGGCCGGGTTGGCGAACTGGCGCTTGTTCGGGGAGACGCGCAACGAAAACGATAAGCTTGTGTTGATGATCAGCCAACTCGGCAAAACCGAAGAGCCTAATCCAGAAAGCTTCATGCTGGAGCGGGGGCAGTGGCATCATCTGGCGGTTGCTCACCTGGACGACGGCACCAGCAGAGTCTGGAAGAATGGCGAGCGTGTGCTGGTCGGACGGGTGAAACGACCTTGGCCTTCTGAGGCTTCCGCACTCCTCGTGGGCAACTCGATCCGGGGCAACCAACCGACCCATGCGGCCATGCGCGCCCTCGGCGTCTACGATCGCATTCTCACCGACACGGAAATCAAGCTGATCCATTCCTTTGGCGTGCCTCCAGCCAGCGTCCCGGGGGGCTCCGCTGCCCGCAGCCAAGCCATGGCTCGCCCCGTGTCCCCGAAGGTATCGCGACTCATCTCCACCAATCGGCCGCACGGCTGGTTCTATCAGCGCTATACCACGGAGCAAGGTCTGCCCGGGAACATGGTCCAGGCGCTGCTTCAATCCAGGGAAGGTTATCTGTGGGTTGGCGTGGAAGGAGGATTAGCACGGTTTGATGGGATGAACTTTCGGTCCTTCGATCAACGCACCACTCCCGCATTGCGTATTACCGGGGACGACATCCTTTGCCTGGCGGAGGAGAAGAACGGGACCCTCTGGGCAGGCACCTTCGGCGGATTG of Verrucomicrobiales bacterium contains these proteins:
- a CDS encoding response regulator transcription factor; protein product: MTALTDAILVGLVEDDSTLRNGFKAVIDSSSQLRCVLEAGSVEEAFAQIQTAPPPEVVLMDIHLPGASGIDGIRELKRTHPKIQLMMLTIFEDHDRIFQSLEAGASGYLLKNTAPPRLIEAIVELYNGGSPMSAPIARKLVDAFREQPRSAKPASTSEDLASLSPREAQILGLLAKGYLYKEIAEELKLSVETVRTHLHSIYEKLHVRSRTEAVMKAFGRLE
- a CDS encoding transposase, yielding MGEPGDVGGAVQVRVNTRGTGSELYSPSMLLSLLVYSYATGVFSSRRIEQSTHESVPARMVAGDSHPDHDTLCAFRRNNLALINESSGRSGNELRRNGPNLTS